In the genome of Gloeotrichia echinulata CP02, one region contains:
- a CDS encoding carbonic anhydrase yields MTRINGFVGRRDVLKWVGAVSIGSTFAGCSLLESKQPDIASDVHSANPQPVNPNAALKRLLDGNQRFIQQKPQYPDQSLERLQLVAKEQYPFASILGCADSRVPAEIVFDQGLGDLFVVRVAGNIANDITIGSLEYSTSVLGSQLIMVLGHRRCGAVAAALKNEASGGRIGLIVENIKPAVSPIKSKNGDISEKAVIANIQYQAQKLQNNSTMLNQLIRVGKLKIVGAVYDIDTGKVNIIT; encoded by the coding sequence ATGACTCGAATTAATGGATTTGTGGGGCGACGTGATGTATTAAAATGGGTAGGCGCAGTAAGCATTGGTAGCACTTTTGCTGGCTGTAGTCTACTGGAAAGTAAACAACCAGATATAGCTAGTGATGTTCATTCAGCTAACCCGCAACCAGTCAATCCTAATGCAGCTTTAAAACGCTTGCTTGATGGTAATCAACGATTTATACAACAAAAGCCTCAATATCCTGACCAATCACTAGAACGTCTACAATTAGTTGCAAAAGAGCAGTATCCTTTTGCATCAATATTAGGCTGTGCAGATTCTCGTGTACCTGCAGAAATTGTCTTTGATCAAGGACTTGGGGATTTATTTGTGGTGCGAGTAGCTGGTAATATCGCTAATGACATCACTATCGGTAGCTTAGAATATTCTACATCTGTATTGGGTTCGCAGTTAATTATGGTTTTGGGTCATCGCCGATGCGGTGCAGTCGCAGCAGCGCTCAAAAATGAAGCATCTGGTGGTAGAATTGGCTTGATTGTGGAGAACATCAAACCAGCAGTATCGCCAATAAAATCAAAGAATGGCGATATCAGTGAAAAAGCCGTGATTGCCAATATTCAATATCAGGCGCAAAAATTACAAAACAACTCAACGATGTTAAATCAACTCATCCGCGTTGGTAAACTCAAAATTGTGGGTGCTGTTTACGATATCGATACTGGCAAAGTAAATATTATTACATAA
- the moeB gene encoding molybdopterin-synthase adenylyltransferase MoeB yields MLNPNLDEIQLTKDDYERYSRHLILPEVGMEGQKRLKAANVLCIGTGGLGSPLLLYLAAAGIGRIGIVDFDVVDTSNLQRQVIHGTSWVGKPKIASAKNRIHEINPYCQVDLYETRLSSENALDILKPYDIVVDGTDNFPTRYLVNDACVLLDKPNVYGSIFRFEGQATVFNYEGGPNYRDLYPEPPPPGMVPSCAEGGVLGILPGMIGVIQATETVKIIIGKGNTLSGRLLLYNALDMKFRELKLRPNPIRPVIEKLIDYEQFCGIPQAKAEEAKQQMEIQEMTVVELKQLLDSGADDFVLLDVRNPHEYDIAKIPGSVLVPLPDIENGDGVAKVKQILNGHRLIAHCKMGGRSAKALAILKEAGIVGTNVKGGITAWSREVDSSVPEY; encoded by the coding sequence ATGCTCAATCCCAATCTGGATGAAATCCAGTTAACTAAAGACGATTACGAACGCTATTCCCGCCATCTGATTTTGCCAGAAGTTGGCATGGAGGGACAAAAGCGCCTCAAAGCTGCTAATGTACTTTGTATTGGTACAGGTGGATTAGGTTCACCGCTGCTGTTATATCTTGCAGCAGCTGGTATTGGACGCATCGGGATTGTTGATTTCGATGTCGTCGATACTTCCAACCTGCAACGCCAAGTGATTCACGGTACATCCTGGGTGGGTAAACCCAAGATTGCATCAGCTAAAAACCGCATTCACGAGATTAACCCCTACTGTCAGGTTGATTTATACGAAACTCGCCTCAGTTCGGAAAATGCTCTCGATATTCTTAAACCTTATGATATTGTCGTAGACGGTACAGATAACTTCCCCACCAGATATCTAGTCAACGACGCTTGCGTATTGTTAGACAAACCCAACGTCTACGGTTCCATTTTCCGCTTTGAAGGGCAAGCTACTGTATTTAATTATGAAGGCGGACCCAATTATCGTGACTTGTATCCCGAACCACCACCACCAGGAATGGTTCCTTCTTGTGCTGAGGGTGGAGTTTTAGGAATTTTACCAGGAATGATTGGTGTCATTCAAGCTACGGAAACTGTCAAAATCATTATTGGCAAGGGTAACACCTTAAGTGGGCGATTGCTATTATATAACGCCTTAGATATGAAATTCCGGGAGTTGAAATTGCGACCCAACCCCATTCGCCCAGTGATTGAAAAGCTGATAGACTACGAACAATTCTGCGGTATCCCGCAAGCTAAAGCAGAGGAGGCGAAGCAGCAGATGGAAATTCAAGAAATGACGGTGGTAGAATTAAAGCAGTTGTTGGATAGTGGTGCGGATGATTTCGTCCTCTTGGATGTCCGCAACCCCCATGAGTATGATATTGCCAAAATTCCTGGTTCTGTTTTGGTGCCCTTACCCGATATTGAAAATGGTGATGGTGTCGCCAAAGTGAAGCAGATACTCAACGGTCATCGCTTAATTGCTCATTGTAAGATGGGCGGACGTTCTGCCAAAGCCCTCGCCATCCTCAAGGAAGCGGGAATTGTCGGGACAAATGTCAAAGGTGGAATTACCGCTTGGAGTAGGGAAGTAGATTCCTCAGTTCCAGAATATTAA
- a CDS encoding AAA family ATPase: MTSILLNATNASQQYLNLILDSLQLLFWRVFRLCAYRFKLIDSTSDIDCPYIIGIPVTPEQEIFTGRHNIGIHIEQLLLDHRRPPLLLYGQRRMGKTSLLKNLPRLLPNNIIPLFVDLQGAASSAANHAGFLYNIARGMVKSAKEQGLILPPLTREVLATDPFTCFDEWLDQVELLLENNTALLALDEFEVLESAITKGRFDEQDVLGILRHLIQHRPRFKLLLAGSHTLEEYQRWASYLINVQVVHISYLTRDEARQLIEHPVTDFALRYQPEAVERVLQLTRCHPFLVQLLCAELVALKNEQEPSKRRLATVADVEAAIPQALSSGSFFFADIQNNQVDATGLAILRHIADLGEGAIVDDKVLSQQFPHPNISRNLLLQRELIEKVGDGYSFQIELIRQWVESKK, translated from the coding sequence ATGACCTCAATCTTACTCAACGCTACCAATGCATCCCAGCAGTACCTAAACTTAATTTTAGATAGTTTACAATTGCTGTTCTGGCGAGTATTCCGGCTTTGTGCGTACCGATTCAAGCTGATTGACTCCACCTCTGACATCGACTGTCCTTATATCATCGGCATACCTGTAACCCCAGAGCAAGAAATATTCACGGGACGCCATAACATTGGTATCCATATCGAACAATTACTTTTAGATCACCGCCGCCCACCTTTACTACTCTACGGTCAGCGGCGCATGGGCAAAACTTCTCTACTCAAAAATTTACCACGACTATTACCTAATAACATCATTCCTTTGTTTGTAGACTTACAAGGTGCGGCTTCCTCAGCTGCTAACCATGCCGGTTTTCTTTACAATATCGCCAGAGGTATGGTAAAATCAGCTAAAGAGCAAGGTTTAATTTTACCACCCCTCACCCGTGAAGTTTTAGCTACTGACCCCTTCACCTGCTTTGATGAATGGCTTGATCAAGTTGAGTTGTTACTGGAAAACAATACAGCTTTGCTTGCTTTAGATGAATTTGAGGTGTTAGAGAGTGCCATAACTAAAGGACGCTTTGATGAACAAGATGTATTAGGAATATTGCGTCACCTCATCCAGCACCGTCCCCGCTTTAAATTGTTACTCGCTGGCTCCCACACTCTAGAAGAATATCAGCGCTGGGCGAGTTATTTAATTAATGTCCAAGTTGTGCATATTTCCTACCTGACGCGGGACGAAGCGCGACAATTAATTGAGCATCCCGTCACAGATTTTGCCTTGCGCTATCAACCAGAGGCGGTGGAGCGAGTTTTGCAACTCACCCGCTGTCATCCTTTTCTGGTACAATTGCTGTGTGCAGAACTTGTAGCTCTCAAAAATGAGCAAGAACCATCTAAACGCCGACTCGCCACGGTGGCTGATGTCGAAGCAGCGATACCACAAGCTTTGAGTAGTGGTAGCTTTTTCTTCGCTGACATTCAAAATAATCAAGTAGACGCGACGGGATTGGCTATTTTGCGCCACATCGCAGATCTTGGGGAAGGTGCCATTGTCGATGATAAAGTTTTGTCACAACAATTTCCTCATCCTAACATCAGCCGCAACTTACTATTGCAACGGGAGTTAATTGAAAAAGTTGGTGATGGATATAGCTTTCAGATAGAGTTAATTCGGCAATGGGTCGAATCAAAAAAATGA
- the glpX gene encoding class II fructose-bisphosphatase, protein MENTLGLEIIEVVEQAAIASAKWMGKGEKNIADQVAVEAMRERMNKIYMRGRIVIGEGERDDAPMLYIGEEVGICTREDAKTFCNPDELVEIDIAVDPCEGTNLVAYGQPGSMAVLAISEKGGLFAAPDFYMKKLAAPPAAKGKVDINKSATENLKILSECLDRAIDELVVVVMKRDRHNDLIKEIRQAGARVQLISDGDVGAAISCGFAGTNIHALMGIGAAPEGVISAAAMRALGGHFQGQLIYDPEVVKTGLIGESKQANLDRLSSMNITDPDKVYDAHELASGETVLFAGCGITSGNLMQGVRFFQGGSRTQSLVISSLSKTARFVDTIHMSDKSKIVQLH, encoded by the coding sequence GTGGAAAATACACTTGGGTTAGAGATTATTGAGGTCGTAGAGCAAGCGGCGATCGCATCTGCAAAGTGGATGGGGAAAGGCGAAAAGAACATTGCTGACCAAGTAGCAGTCGAAGCAATGCGGGAGCGGATGAACAAAATCTACATGCGGGGTCGCATTGTGATTGGAGAAGGGGAACGCGATGACGCCCCCATGCTCTACATTGGGGAAGAAGTAGGTATATGTACCCGCGAAGATGCTAAAACTTTCTGTAACCCAGATGAACTAGTCGAAATTGACATCGCCGTTGACCCGTGCGAAGGTACTAACTTGGTAGCCTACGGACAACCTGGTTCAATGGCTGTTTTGGCAATTTCGGAAAAAGGTGGATTATTTGCTGCTCCTGACTTTTACATGAAGAAGCTAGCAGCGCCACCAGCAGCCAAAGGAAAGGTAGACATCAATAAATCAGCTACGGAAAACCTCAAGATTCTCTCCGAGTGTTTAGACCGCGCTATTGATGAACTTGTTGTAGTAGTCATGAAACGCGATCGCCACAATGATTTAATTAAAGAAATCCGCCAAGCCGGCGCTAGAGTACAACTGATTTCCGACGGAGATGTGGGAGCGGCGATTTCTTGTGGATTTGCTGGTACTAATATTCATGCTCTCATGGGTATCGGTGCTGCACCAGAAGGCGTAATTTCCGCTGCGGCTATGCGTGCTTTAGGTGGACACTTCCAAGGTCAATTAATCTACGATCCAGAAGTTGTCAAAACAGGTCTGATCGGCGAAAGCAAACAAGCCAATCTGGATCGTTTGAGTTCTATGAATATTACCGACCCTGATAAAGTTTATGATGCTCATGAACTCGCATCTGGAGAAACAGTTCTCTTCGCTGGTTGTGGGATTACCAGTGGTAACTTGATGCAAGGTGTCCGTTTCTTCCAAGGTGGCTCCAGAACTCAAAGCTTGGTTATTTCTAGCCTATCTAAGACTGCACGGTTTGTTGATACCATTCATATGTCTGACAAATCCAAAATTGTGCAACTGCACTAG
- a CDS encoding glutamyl-tRNA reductase, which produces MNIAVVGLSHKTAPVEIREKLSIPEPQIESAIAHLSSYPHIDEVAVLSTCNRLEIYIVTSETDHGIREVTQFLTEYSKLATPSLRQHLFMLLHDDAVMHMMRVAAGLDSLVLGEGQILAQVKNTHKLGQQFNGIKTILNRLFKQALTAGKRVRTETSIGTGAVSISSAAVELAQMKVENLAACRVAILGAGKMSRLLVQHLISKGAGQITILNRSRDRALELTKQFPDQPIKIHLLSEMMAVIAESDLVFTSTSATEPILDRAKLEMVLAPGQPLMLFDISVPRNVHTDVNDLEHVRAFNVDDLKAVVAQNYESRRKMAQEAEKILDEEVEAFDIWWRSLETVSTISSLRNKIETIREQELEKALSRLGSEFGDKHQEVIEALTRGIVNKILHDPMVQLRAQQDVEARRRCMQTLQMLFNLDAEKQFS; this is translated from the coding sequence ATGAATATTGCAGTGGTGGGGTTAAGCCATAAAACAGCCCCAGTCGAAATCCGGGAAAAGCTGAGTATTCCAGAACCACAGATTGAAAGCGCGATCGCTCATCTGTCCAGCTATCCTCATATTGACGAAGTTGCAGTACTTAGCACTTGTAACCGTCTGGAAATTTACATTGTTACCAGTGAAACAGACCACGGCATCCGAGAAGTTACGCAGTTTCTTACTGAATATAGTAAATTGGCTACCCCGTCTTTGCGACAACACCTGTTTATGTTGCTCCACGATGATGCGGTGATGCATATGATGCGGGTAGCGGCTGGGTTAGATAGTCTCGTACTCGGTGAAGGTCAAATTCTGGCTCAGGTAAAGAATACTCACAAACTGGGACAGCAATTTAATGGTATAAAAACAATTTTAAATCGCTTATTTAAACAAGCATTGACAGCTGGGAAGCGGGTTCGCACCGAAACTAGCATTGGTACTGGCGCAGTCTCCATTAGTTCAGCAGCGGTGGAGTTGGCGCAAATGAAAGTGGAAAATTTAGCAGCTTGTAGAGTAGCAATTCTCGGTGCTGGTAAAATGTCACGGTTGCTGGTGCAACACTTAATTTCTAAAGGCGCTGGGCAAATTACTATTTTAAATCGTTCTCGCGATCGCGCCCTAGAATTAACTAAGCAATTCCCTGACCAACCAATCAAAATTCATCTACTGTCAGAAATGATGGCAGTAATTGCCGAAAGCGATTTGGTATTTACAAGTACCTCCGCCACAGAGCCAATACTTGACCGCGCCAAATTAGAAATGGTTTTAGCACCAGGTCAGCCCCTGATGTTATTTGATATTTCCGTGCCCCGTAACGTCCATACAGACGTGAATGACCTGGAGCATGTACGTGCATTCAATGTGGATGATTTGAAGGCGGTTGTAGCGCAAAATTACGAAAGTCGCCGCAAGATGGCTCAGGAAGCTGAAAAAATATTAGATGAAGAAGTAGAAGCCTTTGATATTTGGTGGCGTAGTCTAGAAACTGTTTCTACTATCAGCTCTCTGCGAAATAAAATCGAAACCATCCGCGAACAAGAACTAGAAAAAGCTTTATCGCGATTGGGTTCGGAATTTGGTGACAAACATCAAGAGGTAATCGAAGCTTTAACACGCGGTATAGTTAACAAAATTTTACATGATCCGATGGTGCAATTGCGAGCGCAGCAGGACGTTGAAGCTAGGCGCAGATGTATGCAGACGCTGCAAATGCTGTTTAATTTAGATGCAGAAAAGCAGTTTAGTTAA
- a CDS encoding Uma2 family endonuclease encodes MTTVLNLAPITTLTRAQFYQLCLANPDVPMERSPNGELIIMTPIGGEGGNQEANLIMKVGIWNELSGLGLVFSSQTVFSLPGGGDRAPDVAWVQLARWQNLSQREREGFPPICPDFVIELRSRSDRLKPLQEKMQEYIVCGLRLGWLINQQDKQVEIYRAGQPVEVVAIPIELSGEGVLPGFTLEQKIGR; translated from the coding sequence ATGACAACAGTATTAAATCTAGCACCGATTACAACACTGACGAGAGCGCAGTTTTATCAGTTATGTCTGGCAAATCCGGATGTACCGATGGAGCGATCGCCCAATGGAGAATTAATTATCATGACGCCGATTGGTGGAGAAGGTGGGAATCAGGAAGCCAATTTAATTATGAAAGTTGGAATCTGGAATGAACTCTCTGGGCTGGGGTTAGTATTTAGCTCACAGACGGTGTTTAGTTTGCCGGGTGGGGGCGATCGCGCTCCTGATGTTGCTTGGGTGCAGCTGGCTCGCTGGCAGAACTTAAGCCAGCGGGAACGGGAAGGGTTTCCACCGATTTGTCCTGATTTTGTGATTGAGTTGCGTTCTCGCAGCGATCGCCTCAAGCCTTTGCAGGAAAAGATGCAGGAATATATTGTCTGTGGACTGCGGTTGGGCTGGCTGATTAATCAGCAGGACAAGCAGGTAGAAATTTATCGGGCGGGACAGCCGGTGGAAGTCGTGGCTATACCAATCGAGTTATCGGGTGAGGGGGTACTACCGGGATTTACGTTAGAGCAAAAGATAGGACGATAA
- a CDS encoding Uma2 family endonuclease — protein sequence MLNYNPLDCLPSSAELPDSDDTPVDSELQILIPNLLLAILAAIWKTRDDWFFGINMGIYYTPSKPAIVPDGFLSLGVERFVGENGRSSYVLWEEEEIPPILALEVVSQTYNGEYEQKKIDYAELGILYYVIYAPTRLRRKRQHLEVYRLVEGKYILQPGDKIWMPEIGLGIGREMGTYQGRIREWLFWYDQDGKRYQTPEEQLQNLLARLQQQGIDPNTFYSNFH from the coding sequence ATGTTAAACTACAATCCATTAGATTGCCTACCCTCATCGGCAGAATTACCAGATTCTGATGATACACCCGTGGATAGCGAACTGCAAATATTAATTCCCAATTTATTGTTAGCCATCTTAGCTGCAATCTGGAAAACCCGTGATGATTGGTTTTTTGGGATTAACATGGGAATTTATTACACCCCTAGTAAACCTGCGATTGTTCCCGATGGATTTCTGAGTTTAGGTGTAGAACGTTTTGTAGGTGAAAATGGACGTTCCAGCTATGTACTTTGGGAAGAAGAGGAAATTCCACCAATTCTAGCTTTAGAAGTGGTATCTCAAACTTATAACGGCGAATACGAACAGAAAAAAATTGATTATGCGGAATTAGGTATTTTGTATTATGTCATTTATGCGCCAACGCGGCTACGTCGCAAGCGTCAACATTTAGAAGTTTATCGCTTAGTTGAAGGTAAATACATTTTACAACCAGGTGATAAAATCTGGATGCCGGAAATTGGTTTAGGTATTGGACGGGAGATGGGGACTTATCAAGGAAGAATACGAGAATGGCTATTTTGGTATGACCAAGATGGTAAAAGATACCAAACCCCAGAAGAACAACTGCAAAATCTCTTAGCCAGATTACAACAGCAAGGAATTGACCCAAATACATTTTACAGCAATTTTCATTGA
- a CDS encoding ABC transporter ATP-binding protein: MVNNQSSQLPLLAASGICKNFGGIKAVNDAKIEVAKGSITGLIGPNGAGKTTLFNLLSNFIRPDKGRVIFDGEPIHQLQPYQIAQQGLVRTFQVARTLSRLSVLENMLLAAQKQTGENFWEVQLKPHIVAKEEKELAQRAMFLLESVGLEKKAHDYAGGLSGGQRKLLEMGRALMTNPKLILLDEPAAGVNPRLIDDICDRILNWNRQDGMTFLIIEHNMDVIMSLCDRVWVLAEGQNLADGTPAEIQTNSQVLEAYLGK; the protein is encoded by the coding sequence TTGGTAAATAATCAGTCATCCCAACTTCCCTTGCTAGCTGCTAGTGGAATTTGTAAAAATTTTGGTGGGATAAAAGCTGTTAATGACGCGAAAATTGAAGTTGCTAAAGGTAGCATTACGGGCTTAATTGGTCCCAATGGTGCGGGGAAAACTACCTTATTTAATTTACTGTCTAATTTCATCCGCCCAGATAAGGGGCGAGTAATTTTTGATGGGGAACCAATTCATCAATTACAACCATACCAAATCGCCCAGCAGGGTCTAGTCCGCACTTTTCAGGTAGCGCGGACTCTCTCGCGGTTGTCGGTGTTAGAAAATATGTTGTTGGCGGCGCAAAAACAAACAGGTGAAAATTTTTGGGAAGTACAATTAAAGCCCCATATTGTCGCCAAAGAAGAAAAGGAACTGGCACAAAGGGCGATGTTTTTGTTAGAGTCTGTAGGGTTAGAAAAAAAAGCCCATGACTATGCTGGTGGGTTATCTGGTGGACAGAGGAAGCTGCTAGAAATGGGTAGGGCTTTGATGACAAATCCCAAGTTAATTTTATTAGATGAACCAGCCGCTGGGGTGAATCCCAGATTAATTGATGATATTTGCGATCGCATTCTCAATTGGAATCGCCAAGACGGTATGACCTTTCTCATTATTGAACACAATATGGATGTGATTATGTCCTTATGTGATCGCGTTTGGGTTTTGGCGGAAGGTCAAAATTTAGCTGATGGAACACCTGCAGAAATTCAAACTAATTCCCAAGTTTTGGAGGCGTATTTGGGGAAATAA
- a CDS encoding branched-chain amino acid ABC transporter permease has translation MIEYLIFLAISTATFALFSLGLNLQWGFTGLINFGHIAFMTLGAYTTVLLSLKGVPLLLSAIAGAIVAALLGLIIGFVTLRLREDYLGVVTIGVGELIRLVVNNQDLPVGDAWISGAFGVQSYAIPLSTTPNLFVRLVMIGLLTLLFVVTTFSLWRWIRIAQISQSTDSSPKKLGQKQEFASRLGVGIFLGLLSTAVYISGVIMLYNYIPKAGLMLVSLLVLAFVFWRLEILVRSPWGRVLKAIREDEEIPKALGKNVFWYKIQSLMLGGAIAGVAGAFFAWQLSAIYPDNFQPQLTFDSWIMVILGGSGNNIGAILGAVIYFAYDAITREVLPRIVPLDEARLGAFRIMVIGLILMVLMIWRPQGILGKKEELTLGK, from the coding sequence ATGATTGAATATTTGATATTTCTAGCAATTTCTACCGCAACTTTTGCGTTGTTTAGCTTGGGACTGAATTTACAGTGGGGCTTTACAGGATTAATTAATTTTGGTCATATTGCTTTTATGACCCTGGGAGCTTATACAACGGTATTATTAAGCTTGAAGGGCGTGCCTCTTTTACTGTCGGCGATAGCTGGGGCAATTGTAGCAGCTTTGTTGGGCTTGATTATTGGTTTTGTGACTCTGCGTTTGCGGGAAGATTATTTGGGTGTCGTTACTATTGGTGTGGGTGAACTAATTCGATTGGTGGTGAATAACCAAGATTTACCTGTAGGTGATGCGTGGATTTCTGGGGCGTTTGGTGTGCAAAGTTATGCGATACCTTTATCGACAACGCCAAATTTGTTTGTCAGACTTGTGATGATTGGACTGCTAACGCTGCTATTTGTAGTCACTACCTTTTCATTGTGGCGATGGATTCGGATAGCCCAAATATCGCAAAGTACTGATTCATCGCCGAAAAAATTAGGTCAAAAGCAAGAATTTGCATCGCGTTTGGGAGTGGGAATTTTTCTGGGGCTATTGTCTACAGCGGTTTATATTTCTGGGGTAATTATGCTTTATAATTACATCCCGAAAGCAGGGTTGATGTTGGTATCGCTGTTGGTGTTAGCGTTTGTTTTCTGGCGGTTGGAAATCTTAGTGCGATCGCCTTGGGGTCGAGTGCTGAAAGCTATTCGTGAAGATGAAGAAATTCCCAAGGCGCTGGGTAAAAATGTCTTTTGGTATAAGATACAATCACTAATGTTAGGGGGTGCGATCGCAGGTGTGGCTGGTGCTTTCTTTGCTTGGCAACTCAGTGCAATTTACCCGGATAATTTCCAGCCCCAGTTGACTTTTGACTCTTGGATTATGGTGATTTTAGGTGGTTCGGGAAATAATATTGGTGCAATTTTGGGTGCGGTGATTTATTTTGCTTATGATGCGATCACGCGGGAAGTTTTACCGAGAATCGTTCCCCTAGATGAAGCCCGTTTGGGTGCATTTCGCATCATGGTAATCGGTCTCATTTTGATGGTACTGATGATTTGGCGTCCTCAAGGTATCTTAGGCAAAAAGGAGGAACTTACCCTTGGTAAATAA
- a CDS encoding cytotoxic translational repressor of toxin-antitoxin stability system, with the protein MEVRYAKSFLVDLKNLEAAAYQRVYNFVFVEFSQKRQLHFLPELRQIDSEGIFHRFTLDNYLIGIELRGGIVKFLRVIPMPDV; encoded by the coding sequence CTGGAAGTGCGCTATGCTAAGTCTTTTTTAGTAGACCTAAAAAATTTAGAAGCCGCTGCCTACCAGCGGGTGTATAATTTTGTTTTCGTAGAGTTTAGCCAAAAGCGGCAATTGCATTTTTTGCCAGAACTGCGACAGATTGACAGTGAGGGAATTTTTCACCGTTTTACCCTAGACAATTATCTGATTGGCATCGAACTTAGGGGTGGAATCGTCAAGTTTTTGCGAGTCATACCTATGCCAGATGTTTAA
- a CDS encoding glucose-6-phosphate isomerase, translated as MDARALWQRYQNWLYFHEGLGLYLDVSRMRFDDAFVESLRPKFDKAFADMSQLENGAIANPDEDRMVGHYWLRNPDLAPTPELTQEIVQTQEQIEAFAEKVQTGAIHPPKANRFTDVISIGIGGSALGPQFVAEALSPDFPPLKIHFIDNTDPAGIDRVLTHLRNSLSSTLVLVISKSGGTPEPRNGMIEVKKAYAGQNLDFAQYAVAITSADSNLDKVAKSEGWLATFPMYDWVGGRTSELSAVGLVPAALQGIDISAMLDGAKEMDDATRVPDVKNNPAAMLALSWYFSGNGKGQKDMVVLPYKDSLLLFSRYLQQLVMESLGKEKDLDGKTVYQGIAVYGNKGSTDQHAYVQQLREGVPNFFATLIEVLEDRKSPSPEIDPGVTSGDYLCGFLLGTRQALYENHRDSITVTIPQVNPRTVGALIALYERAVGLYASLINVNAYHQPGVEAGKKAAAVILDLQKRVVEVLQKDKTPLTLAEVAEKAGAADQIEAIYKILRHLHANQRGVVLQGNLAQPDSLKVSAS; from the coding sequence ATGGATGCTAGGGCACTTTGGCAACGATACCAAAATTGGTTATATTTCCACGAGGGATTGGGACTGTACCTTGATGTAAGTCGGATGCGGTTTGATGATGCTTTCGTGGAGTCGTTGCGGCCGAAGTTTGACAAGGCGTTTGCGGATATGTCCCAATTAGAAAACGGTGCGATCGCCAATCCTGACGAAGATCGCATGGTTGGACATTACTGGCTGCGAAATCCTGATTTAGCACCGACGCCAGAACTCACACAAGAGATTGTCCAAACCCAAGAACAAATCGAAGCCTTTGCCGAAAAAGTCCAAACAGGTGCTATTCATCCTCCCAAGGCGAACCGCTTCACCGATGTTATCTCAATAGGTATTGGTGGTTCGGCCCTTGGTCCCCAATTTGTCGCTGAAGCCCTTTCCCCTGATTTCCCACCGCTAAAAATTCATTTTATCGACAATACCGATCCTGCAGGTATTGATCGTGTTCTGACTCATTTGCGTAACAGCTTGTCCAGCACTTTGGTATTGGTAATCTCCAAATCTGGAGGGACCCCAGAACCCCGCAATGGGATGATTGAAGTCAAAAAAGCCTACGCAGGTCAAAATCTCGACTTTGCTCAATACGCTGTAGCAATTACTAGCGCTGATAGCAATTTGGATAAAGTCGCAAAATCTGAAGGCTGGCTGGCTACTTTCCCCATGTATGATTGGGTGGGAGGACGCACTTCCGAATTGTCCGCTGTGGGGCTAGTACCCGCCGCATTGCAAGGCATTGATATTAGTGCCATGCTAGACGGTGCAAAGGAAATGGATGACGCTACCCGCGTACCTGATGTCAAAAATAACCCAGCAGCAATGCTTGCTTTGTCTTGGTATTTCTCAGGCAATGGCAAGGGTCAAAAAGACATGGTTGTCCTACCTTACAAAGACAGTTTACTATTATTTAGCCGCTATTTGCAACAGCTGGTAATGGAATCCTTGGGTAAGGAAAAAGATTTAGATGGTAAAACCGTCTATCAAGGCATCGCCGTTTATGGTAACAAAGGTTCAACCGATCAACACGCTTACGTCCAACAATTGCGCGAAGGTGTGCCGAATTTCTTTGCTACCTTAATTGAAGTTTTGGAAGATCGCAAATCCCCATCTCCAGAAATCGATCCTGGAGTGACATCAGGTGATTATCTTTGCGGTTTTCTTTTAGGAACTAGACAAGCACTTTACGAAAATCACCGCGATTCCATTACAGTCACCATTCCCCAAGTCAACCCCCGCACAGTCGGGGCGTTAATTGCTTTGTATGAGCGGGCTGTTGGTTTATATGCTAGCTTAATCAACGTTAACGCTTACCATCAACCAGGGGTAGAAGCGGGTAAAAAAGCAGCCGCAGTCATTCTCGATTTGCAAAAACGAGTAGTAGAAGTACTGCAAAAAGACAAAACCCCCCTAACTCTTGCTGAAGTCGCCGAAAAAGCAGGCGCAGCAGACCAAATTGAAGCGATTTACAAAATACTGCGTCATCTACACGCCAATCAGCGCGGTGTAGTGCTACAGGGTAATCTTGCTCAACCTGACAGTTTAAAGGTCTCTGCTTCTTAA